A DNA window from Hevea brasiliensis isolate MT/VB/25A 57/8 chromosome 2, ASM3005281v1, whole genome shotgun sequence contains the following coding sequences:
- the LOC110663779 gene encoding homeobox-leucine zipper protein ATHB-12 — protein sequence MMLDKVEYPPSTQEPFFSNLDALAATRKKKNKNKRRFSDEQVKSLESMFESESRLEARKKLELAKELGLQPKQVAIWFQNKRARWKSKQLERDYGILRANYNSLASRFETLKKEKQALAIQLQKLNDLMQKPREEGEWCGQGVAVNSSEGESENGDTKKCDSEAKPSLSFERSAHGLGVPSDEDDRIKVEYFGLEEEPNLMSIVEHADGSWTSQEDWGSLDSDGLFDQSNSGCQWWDFWA from the exons ATGATGTTAGATAAGGTTGAATATCCTCCTTCCACACAGGAGCCCTTTTTCTCCAATCTCGACGCACTCGCAGCCACgagaaagaagaagaacaagaacAAGAGGAGGTTTAGTGATGAACAAGTTAAATCATTAGAATCTATGTTTGAATCCGAGTCAAGGCTCGAGGCTCGAAAGAAACTTGAGCTTGCTAAAGAGCTTGGCTTGCAGCCAAAACAGGTTGCAATATGGTTTCAGAATAAGAGAGCTAGATGGAAGTCCAAGCAGCTTGAAAGAGATTATGGTATTCTACGAGCCAATTACAATAGTTTGGCTTCCAGGTTTGAGACTCTGAAGAAGGAGAAGCAGGCGTTGGCAATTCAG TTGCAGAAGCTAAATGATCTGATGCAGAAGCCAAGAGAGGAAGGCGAGTGGTGTGGGCAGGGAGTAGCTGTGAATAGCAGTGAAGGTGAATCGGAAAATGGAGACACCAAAAAGTGTGATTCAGAAGCGAAGCCCAGCTTGTCATTTGAAAGATCAGCACATGGATTGGGAGTTCCTTCAGATGAAGATGATAGAATAAAGGTTGAATATTTTGGATTAGAGGAAGAACCCAACCTTATGAGCATAGTGGAACACGCTGATGGATCATGGACATCACAAGAAGATTGGGGAAGTTTAGACTCTGATGGCCTTTTCGATCAATCTAATAGTGGTTGTCAGTGGTGGGATTTCTGGGCTTGA
- the LOC110663778 gene encoding uncharacterized membrane protein At1g16860 encodes MRNNSQSQRSAFASPLKTFCCLVKCLSASDGEERRERERERERETRTKLMNDLYNAGVREQNNESCYPIPRIAICILVPLFVTGLSVSVFILIVVHNPVFFLSFILLSALVLSLITWNRHNWRHKYAIFRFLRSFPDSELASAREGQLVKITGVVSCGSVSLESSYERTTRCIYASTLLYEHGGFGPKPNDANTSCFQWNLTYCERFSTDFYITDQKSGIRAMVKAGPGCKVVPLIVESKLVSTTRHCRILSPHLRKWLQERNLSVEARLLQLEEGYIQEGSIVTVIGVLHKNNEIVMIVQPEELLSTGCLWERLLFPIDVDGLVVGVSSVPGRIMNPDNRQSIEQ; translated from the exons ATGAGAAATAACTCCCAATCTCAGCGCAGTGCTTTTGCTTCCCCTCTCAAGACTTTTTGTTGTTTAGTAAAGTGCCTTTCAGCCTCTGACGGGGaagaaaggagagagagagagagagagagagagagggagacgaGAACTAAACTAATGAACGACCTCTACAATGCGGGGGTGAGAGAGCAGAATAACGAGAGCTGCTATCCAATACCCAGAATAGCAATCTGCATTCTAGTGCCTTTGTTCGTGACTGGGCTTTCGGTTTCTGTTTTTATATTGATTGTTGTCCACAATCccgtcttttttctttctttcatctTGCTATCTGCTTTGGTTTTATCTCTCATAACTTGGAACAGACATAATTGGAGGCATAAGTATGCTATTTTTCGCTTTCTTCGCTCATTCCCTGATTCTGAGCTTGCTTCTGCACGTGAGGGACAGCTTGTTAAGATCACTGGG GTTGTGTCATGTGGGAGTGTTTCCTTGGAATCTTCATATGAAAGGACCACCAGATGTATCTATGCATCTACACTTTTGTATGAACATGGAGGATTTGGACCAAAGCCAAATGATGCTAATACATCATGCTTCCAGTGGAATTTAACATATTGTGAG AGGTTTTCAACCGACTTCTATATAACTGATCAGAAGTCTGGTATCAGAGCTATGGTGAAAGCTGGTCCCGGTTGTAAAGTTGTGCCTCTGATTGTTGAGAGCAAACTAGTGAGTACTACAAGACATTGCAGAATTCTATCTCCTCACTTGAGGAAATGGTTGCAAGAGAGAAACCTGTCAGTTGAAGCCCGTCTACTGCAGTTGGAAGAAGG GTACATACAAGAAGGCAGCATTGTAACTGTCATTGGGGTGCTGCATAAAAATAACGAAATTGTGATGATTGTTCAACCAGAAGAGCTTCTCTCTACGGGATGCCTTTGGGAAAGGCTTCTTTTCCCCATTGATGTTGATGGACTAGTAGTAGGAGTCTCCAGTGTACCTGGCCGCATCATGAACCCAGATAACAGGCAAAGCATTGAACAATAA